In Gadus morhua chromosome 2, gadMor3.0, whole genome shotgun sequence, the DNA window AACATACCCCTGCCCCAATGAAGGGTATATCTACCACTTTGTGGTGAGGCCCGAATACATCTGAGATGACTGCCCCTCGTGGCGTTGGAGATGTTGGTGGTTGGGAGTGGTGGTagagatggtgggggtggtggtagagatggtgggggtggtggtggatgtaTGTACAATCCCGAGGAGATTTAACCAGGGAAAGGCTGGTCTGAAATAGGCCAAACAGCCATTTTGGAGGTGGGTTCTGAGTGGGCCAGACTGAATGCTAtactggggggtggggggtgtatGACATAACACAGAATAGATTACAAATTTATTGTTTTTGAATAAACTTGTCACTGTACCGCTGGTAGTttgtcattaaaaaaacaatgttcGAAAAAAATCGACTCGCTTCCTAGTCGCACATCACTAACCCCGAATTGGGGGTTGACTTCAGCCTCGTACGACACGCTGGACGGACGCATCCCGTAGGAATGCGTCCCTAGTtccctgaggcctgtttcaggtagctggtttaacatactctgagtttaatcctgcgctctgagttggttgactcagagttcagggttgaaaagcaactctgggttttcggtttcagaacaggtgatcagcgttgggttaatcaactctgagtacgttcactctgggttgagggcgtgcctgttgactatgaagagccatcatcaatggatctctgataacatgatcaaacatggaccaaaagcgtagatccacttacttttcccccacggaattggaaattctaatgaacgtgtatgccgagcagttacccattttaacaaaaaaaagcaataccgccgcggcagcgagagcgcgagagagagcttggcaggaaatagctgaacaagtcaatgcgtgagtcaaataaattagtaaaataaaataagaggaaagtttaatatcttccacttattcaatatgtaaagtgtgtgtgtgtgtgtgtgtgtgtgtgtgtgtgtgtgtgtgtgtgtgtgtgtgtgtgtgtgtgtgtgtgtgtgtgtgtgtgtgtgtgtgtgtgtgtgtgtgtgtgtgtgtgtgtgtcaatttacgcaaccccgagttgccccacgaggacttggcagcaaatgaagtacaaaaatatagtttaaacaggtaaactaatgtttaattgaaatcaaatcaattgtgctgttttgcctgctctacctaatttaacagctatgttcaacatgtattaggctatatatttgtatactatatttaagcagtaaatgtaagtagtaggcctacatttcccagccaccccaacactgccaatatttaataggatttagatatattagaaggctacacctaggcaaaatgcattataaatatatatgtgtcttcaaaatagcgcttactgaatattagggtaacattttcctccatgttagcaaatcgaaaaaatgcagaggcccggcagactggacggggtccaccacctgcagccctcagagGCAAAATTCATGCCGGCATTTTATTCATACATTAAAATACTTTCATTTTCAACAACTCTGTTGCACAATTTGCCTATAGTCAAATTCACCCGTAGGCTAAAATGTTTCTCAGAGCAACAAACATAGCATGGGACCCTGCTGTCTGCCTTCGGGATGTTGCTTCTCCATGTTTCTCCTCTCAGATCCGTGAACTTGAGCCTTTACAGCAAGTCTGACTACAATTCCGATACTTATAATGCAAATAGTATAATGCAAAAATCAGTCGTTACTTctttaaatatttgttttgtttccttgTTGGTACGGAGGTAACCAGGAGGGGTTGGGGTATTTGCTGTCTCAAATAGAAGCTTGTTATCTTTTTACATCAGAAAGCAAGATATGGTCGCGCCAGAGGAGGGGGATATACGGTTGGCGGGCTCTAAGACACGCTCCCAGGGCCGGGTGGAGGTCTACCTTCACGGGGAACCGTGTGTCACAATGCCTGGGAGCTTATGGAGCCTTATCTGCCGCCGCTGGAGGGACGTTTGGCGAAAGTGGGTTGTTCTGTTCTGATATTGTTCCTCCACTAAGGGGGAATGGCACAGCAGCAGTCCTAGCAGTAATAGAGCCAACAGTGATCGCCCCTGTTCGAACGGCTCTGGTTCAGGCAGTCAATTTCCCATTTGCTTATTCAGGAAATCGAAACAGAGTTTTAAGCCTGGAACTAAGCCAATTATCCCACAAATTATTAccattttatatttatgtctgtgtctgtgtgtgtgagagtgtgcacccactgttcccgcacaaggttgcaacattggagcacccaacactatcaagcttggggacctgacactataaaaaagctctgtcagcgtggttccataccacaactgatcaagatggcaaagcgattctctgttcagactgccttacagttgatatttgaagagacagagggttttgatggtgatgcagaggaaaTTGTTTCGGAAAGTGAGGATAACATATCAGAGTCTGACACcgagtttgaagaggaggatgagcatCAGCCAGCTCCGAAACGTAAAAGAGCCTCAGGACTAGCCCTTCAGCAGCCAGGACAAGCCTGCGAGCAGCAAGCGCCAGGACCATCCCGTGAGCAGGCAGGACcagcccgcaagcagccagccccaggaccatccTGTGAGCAGCCAGGACCAGCCCgcgagcagccagccccaggaccaacccgcaagcagccagccccaggaccaacccgcaagcagccagcctcagggacaacccgcaagcagccagccccaggaccaacccgcaagcagccagccccaggaccaacccgcaagcagccagccccaggaccaacccgcaagcagccagccccaggaccaacccgcaagcagccagatgTAGGACCAGCCCGTCAGCCAAAAAGAAACGCTGTGAAGTGTGTGGACCCATgatggacagaaaaacacaatatgcatgcaaccagtgcaaaaaatacacatgcaatacacacacagtgagactctgcCCCTCATGTGTGGTATAGTCTGATATATATAATGGCCGTGTTCAAAGGAtttaatgtgttgttcagacagatgttattgagtatgtttcaatttctaataatgttgattatttcccagttatgcctgttttatgagtcatttccttattttgttgcattttaatacaaaaaagaaacaaaaacgagtggcacctctattcataaatgtgatttaacaaaggtaaagTGAACAAATGtaacatatgtgttgtttatattacttgcaATTGGGATGAAGTAACCATCTGGTgagtatttaaaaataaaagcttgattatgttgaattaaaaggcattgggtccaccagacccagcagcacctcctgtgtaacaaaaacacaaacaccctaTGAGGGTTAAACATGAAGGCGATCCCCACTGCCCGGCTCTACCGGTTTCCACCGAGCTTGTTATCTCAGGCATCAAGGCCTTAACATTAAGTTGACcgtcgcaaaaaaaaaaaaaagaccataACAACCTACTGCTATCCCCGCCCGCATGCCCATCAAAGGTGGTTCTACTGGTTTCCACCCAGTGTGGTTGCTACTAGGACAAAGAGCGTGGTTTGTAAGACACAGAGACGGTCAGGCCTTGACATTCCgtttaacaaagaaaaaaaaaaaaaaaaatttaaccATAGCAACCTCTGAAGGGTTAGTCCCTCCTCTGAGGCTCCGGTTCCCATGATTTCTGATTAGAGTAAGAACCGCGAGTTCTACAATGTGGCAGATGGTGTGGTCCACTAGGGTTACTTCACTAGATTTCTTTAACATGCTATGAATAGCCAGTGTCTCTGCAGCtcaatttctctctcacacactagcggtggatttaatgatttgttaccGTGACCCAGTTctcgtgattcagttcgccaagaggagtcgttcgcgaatcgttcgttcgttcgtttgttcagtcgagtttccggtagcactaactccactgagtctgactgactgagctgagaaccgtgcaatggcgtccattccatgatgcgatttaccgctaccggaaaccaggctgaacgaacaaacgatttgcgaacgactcctcccagttcagtcgagtttccagtgaatcgattcaccggaaactcggtggaggagtcgttcgcgaatcagcctGGTTTCCtgtagcggtgaatcgcatcatggagtgcacaccattgcacggttctcagctgagtcagtcagactcagtggagttagtgctaccggaaactcgttcgttcgttcagtcaagTTTCCGGTGATTCGAATGGTAAAagacgaacgaacgaacgagagaaacgaaccggttcggttcgttcgtcctacagactcgttcattcgaacaggttcgcgaacgaacgagccaacactatcacacacacacaatcattgtTGAACATTGTTTTATCGCCTTACTTCCTGTACTTCCCCTTTGAGTTAATGATCACCAGTAAACGGCTTCAAGGGGAGAGAGCATCCCGGTAGATCCTGGATGAAGCACCCTTCTACCCCCACACAGAAAGTTCTGGAAAGTTTGAATTATGTCACCGACACAGAGGCtcaaatttcggtgtcaaccactctatttcatcctagacacaAACCAGAAAGTGGGCTCAAtattcaaaataccggaattgtcctccaCTGACATCTGTCCTAGTTAGCCCACATTAGCTAAACACACTAAACACTAACTTACGACAGGCTAAGTTGGGAACCGATGTCTCTTATCTGATTAACTGTCTGTTATGGAGCCAATTTTCAAAGTTAGGAAACCCAAACCCGAAGCTAAACCTTAAAACTTATTTCAATATGGTGCTTTCGCCAATCGCCGCAGTCGGTCTCTCGTATGACTCGTGAGCTGTGGGAAATATTCTCTCTCACCCGTCGATTTGAAAAAGGCACCGCAGGTAGCCAATTAAATTTTAGGGTGGCCAATCAGATTCCAGGAGTGTCCAGTGCCACCCCGGCCACCCCTTTGGCTCCGCCATTGGGCATCAACCCCCCCGGTGAGTCCCGTTGAACGCCCACAGAGCTTCTACCGCCTCAGGCCCCTAAGTCTCTGACAGCAGCTGTTCAGTGTGTCAGCGCCGGGTTTTGGTACCCGACTccatgtcgtcgtcgtcgtcgtcgtcccccccccccccactctcaccTTTGCGGTGAGAGTGGGAGCGGTGTTGAGGACGGGCTTGAAGAGGTCACAAGAACAAGTGCCCAAATGACCCCTTCTCCGCGGCCAAACTGGGAACCTCCAAGTGCGGGCgccttttttatatatttttttatataaatatatataaattatatatctgATCTAtagatattttatatatttttttatatataaagggggggggggggggggggggtaaaaaaaaaaagaaaggtaaaatactttttttttttttttttttttggtcatgggccccccctctgccttgggcccccccacaactgtcccctttgtccccgcagtccgacggccctgtatatacatatatatttctttGTAAAGAATGTGATGCTAGTTGTTTTGAGAATAAAAGCTGTTTTAACATGCCCCTCTTGTATAAGCACACAGGTTTGAACAAGGAAAACCAACACTGAATGCTTTCCCGCCTCCTGAACTTTGTTTAAATAAAGATGATATGCTTAGTTACAGCAAGGCaattttacattaacatttagggcatttagcagacgcttttatccaatgcgacttacaataagtacatttgtcataagaagtgcatcaatatatcgctgtcggtacagaaaggatgttcatagaaccaagtgcaagtaccacaatcgctaggtcaaTAAATTCCCCAATTTTCCATCAAACTAGTTGTGCCAGTTTGTCAAGTTGTGAGACCAGAACCATGCCATACGCCTAAGCCTATTTAATCTGTATTTGTTGGGCTTTCAAAGGAGCAGTCATTCTCTGGCTGATAAGGAAACGCAACACAAGAACAACTTTCAGTATAGGCGAATGTTCGTTTTGTGAAAGCTATTTTACATTTTCTGAATCAAGAATGTTATTAGATATGAATTAAAATATATGCAATTCTTGATGTCTGCATTTTATTAATGCATTAAAATACTTTCGTTTTCAACAACTCGGTTTCACAATTTGCCTCTCGTCAAATTCACCTGTAGGCTAAAACGTTTCTCAGAGCAACAGACATAGCCGGGATCACCATGCTGCACGGGACCCTGCTGTCTGCCTTCGGGATGTTGCTTCTCCATGTTTCTCCTCTCAGATCCGTGAACTTGAGCCTTTTCAGTAAGTCTGACTACAATTCCGATACTTATAATGCAAATAGTATAATGCAATAATCTGTAGTTTCTTCTTtaactatttgttttgtttccttgTTGGTCTCTCAAATACGAACTCGTTATCTTTGTGAATCAGAAAGCAAGATCAGGTCGCCAGAGGAGGGGGCTATACGGTTGGCGGGCTCGAAGACACGCTCCCAGGGCCGGGTGGAGGTCTACCTTCACGGGGAATGGGGAACCGTGTGTCACAATGCCTGGGACCTGCCCGACGCGCAGGTGGTGTGTCGTCAGCTGCACTTCAAAGGAGCCGTATCTGCCGTCGCTGGAGGGACGTTTGGCGAAGGTGGGCTTTTCTCTTTTGATATTATTCCTCCACTAAGGGGGAATGGCACAGAAGCAGTCGTAGCAGTAATAGAGCAACTACATCTTGCCCTGAAAATTAACAATTTCTCATTCTCTAGGAACCGGACAGATTTGGCTTGACCAGACGAAGTGTGTTGGCACAGAGAACTCTCTTTCCAACTGTTCCTACAATGGATGGGGATTAATGGATTGCTCACACAAGGACGATGCTGGAGTCATTTGTGTAGCAGGTAGATATCGGAATTATTCAACCATTAGGGCAGTACTATAGCCTACTGTTTATTTCTTACTTAAAGGGAAAACTTAACTATTCTTTaggccagtggttctcaaacttatCTGGCGCAATACATTTTTtggggaaataaaaaaaaaaaaaaaaaaaaatgaacataaATGTACGTGTGttctatttggcagtgtaaacatgaacattaaaaaaGTAATAATGCAAATAATGGCAATGTAGGGAGAAACATGGGCCTGTATTTCATGCAACTGATGGCAGTTTCTCCCCACTAGAGAAGCACAACTCGAGGGGAGGGTCAGAGTATTTAGAATTGAATCCCATTCAAATCTATTCTTCCTGAAACAGCATTTTGGTGCTTTTGGCTGTGCTTTATTCTTCACAGATACTGCTTTCTCCATGATCTCAGAAACATTTCAACCATCTGTCCATCTTCCTGATTTTCTATTGCATACATTAAATGTTTCCAATCTTTCTCCACACTTTAGGCACTAGTGCGACAGAGACCTTTGTGGACCATAGTCTTGAACTGTCTGAGGATCTTGGGCAACTCTTTGACAGCGAGGAGGGCTGCGACTTCCTGATCCAGGGATACACTTACACTGGCGAGAACCGAGACGATGGGCTTTGGGAGATGGTGGACACAACAGTGTGCGCACACAGGATGATCCTCTCACGTTTCCCTGGCTTCAAAGCCTCTACTGATGTTGACGAAATATCAATTCATCTCACCCAGACGTGCCTTCCTCATCTACCCAGTTTGATCAGGTATAGGCCTTACAGCACCCCATGATTCTGATGACCGTAATGACTCTGTGTGGTCTCCCATCCCCCAGGTAACCATTGTGGAATCTGCCCTGTGTACTATTAGGTACGTGTACACCCGGAGGCTGGAAGTATCCAGGACTACCGCCGAGTGTATCCACCAGTTGGCTTCGCACTTTGGAATGAGGAGATTGATGGAGGACGCCGGGCGCCTCTTCACCAAGCTTCTCCCTGAGGACCGCTCCTTCCTCACCCAGGTCTCCTTCTACGAGTACTCGGTGGAAGCGGGCGACCGGGTGCTGCAGGAGAACTGTCTCCAGTACATGGCGTGGAACTTCCAGAAGCTCAGCACCTCCAAGGCCTGGAGCTCTGTGTCAGCAGAACTGCTGCAGGCCCTTCTGTCCCGCTCTGACCTGGTGGTGCCGGGTGAGACCTTCGTCCTGGCAGCGCTGGAGGTCTGGGTCTCCCAGGTGAACCGGACGACCAGTGAGGAGCAGCAGGCCGCCTTGTTGGCCCGCGTGCGCTTCCCTATGATCCCCGCCAAGGAGCTCATAAAGCTACGGTACACCTCCGCCCTCTACTCCGTCCATCCCACTCTGTATCAGGAGAAAGTCCTGAAAGGGTTCCAGGCTCACTCGCTGCCCTTCGGCACTCTGAAGAACAGCTCCAACTTCCAGGCAGACGACCGGGATTACCAGGCCAGGATTTACACCGCCCCCCCGTGGAGCGTTGCTTATGACCAGAGCGTAGAAACCATTGGGCGTCCGATCGACAACCCGTACGACCGGTTTGGTAGGGGTTCACATCGAGGCAACACCCAGTATTACAAGAAGCCCAGTCTGCGGACCACTGAACATCACAGCACACCTGTCCACACCAGCGCTGTCTTCAATGACAGAAAGGTTGACTGGCAGCTGAACCTCTTCAACGAGCAAAGCGACTGTTCCAGCCGCGGTTTGCTTTGTGATTCACTGCCTGCGGCCAGAATGAGAATGTCCACGCACAAGTACCAGGACCAGGGCCAGGGCAGCATCCGCTACAGCAACCGGCTGCTGCTTAGCTGCCGAGGAAGATTCATCTTCCACATCGTGGACTTCAAGGAGGATTTTGCTTATGTGCCTGCTGGTGCGAATGTAACATACCCCTGCCCCAATGAAGGGTATATCTACCACTTTGTGGTGAGGCCCGAATACATCTGAGATGACTGCCCCTCGTGGCGTCGGAGATGATGGTGGTTAGGAGTGGTGGTagagatggtgggggtggtggtagagatggtgggggtggtggtggatgtaTGTACAATCCCGAGGAGATTTAACCAGGGAAAGGCTGGTCTGAAATAGGCCAAACAGCCATTTTGGAGGTGGGTTCTGAGTGGGCCAGACTGAATGCTAtactggggggtggggggtgtatGAAATAACACAGAATAGATTACAAATtcattgtttttaaataaacttGTCACTGTACCGCTGGTAGTttgtaattaaaaaaacaatgttcGAAAAAAATCGACTCGCTTCCTAGTCGCACATCACTAACCCCGAATCGGGGGTTGACTTCAGCCTCGTACGACACGCTGGACGGACGCATCCCATAGGAATGCGTCCCTAGTtccctgaggcctgtttcaggtagctggtttaacatactctgagtttaatcctgcgctctgagttggttgactcagagttcagggttgaaaagcaactct includes these proteins:
- the LOC115532340 gene encoding uncharacterized protein LOC115532340, encoding MLHGTLLSAFGMLLLHVSPLRSVNLSLFKSKIRSPEEGAIRLAGSKTRSQGRVEVYLHGKWGTVCHNAWDLPDAQVVCRQLHFKGAVSAAAGGTFGEGTGQIWLDQTKCVGTENSLSNCSYNGWGLIDCSHKDDAGVICVAGTSATETFVDHSLELSEDLGQLFDSEEGCDFLIHGYTYTGENRDDGLWEMVDTTVCAHRMILSRFPGFKASTDVDEISIHLTQTCLPHLPSLIRYVYTRKLEVSRTTAECIHQLASHFGMRRLMEDAGRLFTKLLPEDRSFLTQVSFYEYSVEAGDRVLQENCLQYMAWNFQKLSTSKAWSSVSAELLQALLSRSDLVVPGETFVLAALEDWVSQVNRTTSEEQQAALLARVRFPMIPAKELIKLRYTSALYSVHPTLYQEKVLKGFQAHSLPFGTLKNSSNFQADDRDYQARIYTAPPWSVAYDQSVETIGRPIDNPYDRFRRGSHRGNTQYYKKPSLRTTEHHSTPVHTSAVFNDRKVDWQLNLFNEQSDCSSRGLLCDSLPAARMRMSTHKYQDQGQGSIRYSNRLLLSCRGRFIFHIVDFKEDFAYVPAGASVTYPCPNEGYIYHFVVRPEYIAKTFLRATDIAGITMLHGTLLSAFGMLLLHVSPLRSVNLSLFKSKIRSPEEGAIRLAGSKTRSQGRVEVYLHGEWGTVCHNAWDLPDAQVVCRQLHFKGAVSAVAGGTFGEGTGQIWLDQTKCVGTENSLSNCSYNGWGLMDCSHKDDAGVICVAGTSATETFVDHSLELSEDLGQLFDSEEGCDFLIQGYTYTGENRDDGLWEMVDTTVCAHRMILSRFPGFKASTDVDEISIHLTQTCLPHLPSLIRYVYTRRLEVSRTTAECIHQLASHFGMRRLMEDAGRLFTKLLPEDRSFLTQVSFYEYSVEAGDRVLQENCLQYMAWNFQKLSTSKAWSSVSAELLQALLSRSDLVVPGETFVLAALEVWVSQVNRTTSEEQQAALLARVRFPMIPAKELIKLRYTSALYSVHPTLYQEKVLKGFQAHSLPFGTLKNSSNFQADDRDYQARIYTAPPWSVAYDQSVETIGRPIDNPYDRFGRGSHRGNTQYYKKPSLRTTEHHSTPVHTSAVFNDRKVDWQLNLFNEQSDCSSRGLLCDSLPAARMRMSTHKYQDQGQGSIRYSNRLLLSCRGRFIFHIVDFKEDFAYVPAGANVTYPCPNEGYIYHFVVRPEYI